From Pseudomonas fluorescens, one genomic window encodes:
- a CDS encoding methyl-accepting chemotaxis protein, translating to MNKANAGTSTDGTRSRSQIIALFIALIVFIVLLFANFAYLNTQASHDKQYIGHAGELRVLSQRIAKNATEAAAGKAAAFKLLSDARNDFAQRWGYLKKGDPATNLPPAPAAVRPQMRAVQLDWERLLKNTDAILSSEQTVLSLHQVAATLAETVPQLQVEYEKVVEILLQRGAPAAQVAMAQRQSLLAERILGAVNTVLAGDENAQQAADVFGRDAARFGQVLNGMLQGNPALKISEVEDRDARARLTEIAELFQFVSGSVDEILETSPQLFKVRESAGSIFNLSQTLLEEASHLASGFENLVGGRSTDTIGGYILGLLALASIILIGLVMVRETNRQLRETAEKNERNQNAIMRLLDEIEDLADGDLTVTASVTEDFTGTIADSINYSVDQLRDLVATINLTAGQVAAAVQETQATAMHLAQASEHQAQQISEASTSINEMAQSIDQVSANAAESSAVAERSVEIANKGNEVVHNTIHGMDNIREQIQDTAKRIKRLGESSQEIGDIVSLIDDIADQTNILALNAAIQASMAGDAGRGFAVVADEVQRLAERSSAATRQIETLVRAIQTDTNEAVISMEQTTTEVVRGARLAQDAGVALEEIEGVSKTLAALIQSISNAAQQQTSSAGQISLTMNVIQQITTQTSSGSTATAESIGNLAKMASQLRRSVSGFTLPAAPARGAEKV from the coding sequence ATGAACAAAGCAAACGCAGGCACCTCCACCGACGGCACGCGCAGTCGCTCGCAGATCATTGCGCTGTTCATCGCCTTGATCGTGTTCATCGTGCTGTTGTTCGCCAACTTTGCCTACCTCAACACCCAGGCCTCCCACGACAAGCAGTACATCGGCCATGCCGGCGAGTTGCGCGTGCTGTCCCAGCGCATCGCCAAGAACGCCACCGAAGCCGCTGCCGGCAAGGCGGCCGCGTTCAAGTTGCTGAGTGATGCACGCAACGATTTTGCGCAACGTTGGGGGTACCTGAAAAAAGGCGATCCGGCGACCAACCTGCCGCCCGCACCGGCAGCCGTTCGACCGCAGATGCGCGCGGTGCAGCTCGATTGGGAGCGCCTGCTGAAAAACACCGACGCGATCCTGTCCAGCGAGCAGACCGTGCTGTCGCTGCACCAGGTGGCCGCGACACTGGCCGAGACCGTGCCGCAACTGCAGGTCGAGTATGAGAAAGTCGTCGAGATCCTGCTGCAGCGCGGCGCGCCGGCCGCCCAGGTGGCCATGGCCCAGCGCCAATCGTTGCTTGCCGAACGGATTCTCGGCGCGGTTAACACGGTGCTGGCCGGCGATGAAAATGCCCAGCAGGCCGCCGATGTCTTCGGCCGTGACGCGGCGCGCTTCGGCCAGGTGCTCAACGGCATGCTGCAGGGCAATCCGGCGCTGAAAATCAGTGAGGTCGAAGACCGTGATGCCCGCGCGCGGCTGACCGAGATTGCTGAGTTGTTCCAGTTCGTCTCCGGCTCGGTGGATGAAATTCTCGAAACTTCGCCGCAACTGTTCAAGGTCCGTGAGTCGGCGGGGAGTATTTTCAATCTCTCGCAGACCCTGCTGGAGGAGGCCTCTCATCTGGCCAGCGGCTTCGAGAACCTGGTGGGCGGGCGCTCCACCGATACCATCGGCGGTTATATTCTGGGCCTGCTGGCGCTGGCCTCGATCATCCTGATCGGGCTGGTGATGGTCCGCGAAACCAACCGCCAGTTGCGCGAAACCGCCGAGAAGAACGAGCGCAACCAGAACGCGATCATGCGCCTGCTCGACGAAATCGAAGACCTCGCCGATGGCGACCTGACCGTGACCGCCTCGGTGACCGAAGACTTCACCGGGACCATTGCCGACTCGATCAACTACTCGGTCGACCAGTTGCGCGATCTGGTCGCCACCATCAACCTCACTGCCGGTCAGGTGGCTGCCGCCGTGCAGGAAACCCAGGCCACGGCGATGCACCTGGCCCAGGCCTCGGAGCATCAGGCGCAGCAGATCTCCGAAGCCTCGACTTCGATCAACGAAATGGCCCAGTCCATCGATCAGGTTTCGGCCAACGCCGCGGAGTCTTCAGCGGTGGCCGAGCGCTCGGTGGAAATTGCCAACAAGGGCAACGAGGTGGTGCACAACACCATCCACGGCATGGACAACATCCGTGAGCAAATCCAGGACACCGCCAAGCGCATCAAGCGCCTGGGCGAGTCGTCCCAGGAAATCGGCGATATCGTCAGCCTGATTGACGACATTGCCGACCAGACCAACATTCTCGCCCTCAATGCTGCGATCCAGGCCTCGATGGCGGGAGACGCCGGGCGGGGCTTTGCGGTGGTGGCCGACGAGGTCCAGCGCCTGGCCGAACGTTCCTCGGCCGCCACGCGGCAGATCGAAACCCTGGTGCGGGCGATCCAGACCGACACTAATGAAGCCGTGATCTCGATGGAGCAGACCACCACCGAGGTGGTGCGCGGCGCGCGACTGGCGCAGGATGCCGGTGTGGCCCTGGAAGAAATCGAAGGCGTGTCGAAAACCCTCGCGGCGTTGATCCAGAGTATTTCCAACGCGGCGCAACAACAGACCTCTTCGGCCGGGCAGATTTCCTTGACGATGAACGTGATCCAGCAGATCACCACGCAAACCTCGTCGGGTTCCACCGCCACTGCCGAGAGCATTGGCAACCTGGCGAAAATGGCCAGCCAGTTGCGCCGCTCGGTGTCCGGTTTTACCTTGCCGGCGGCGCCAGCGCGCGGGGCTGAAAAGGTCTGA
- a CDS encoding Hpt domain-containing protein — protein MGDRHDYVALEWVKGEIAETLKQAYFALDNLIEDPQALHELERCLAGIHQVHGSLQMVEFYGAALLAEEMEHLAAALQKGTVAHRDEAIRLLQQALSQLPTYLDRVHSARRDLPLVVLPLINDLRSARGEGLLAETSLFSPQLPSLPALDEAQLQRLAPDDWPNVMRKLRQMLQMGLAGLLREQEDDTHYGYLAKVFARLETLTGEAPLSPLWQVAAALVEGMSSAAIANSPALRSLFKDADKELKRLQEQGIPGINQPAPAELLKSLLFYIAKAQYPSARMQTMKDRFGLDDALPDSALLDAERARLAGPDRDAMRSVLAALCEELVRVKERLDLFVRSDRQHTSDLDSLLAPLRQIADTLAVLGFGQPRKVIIDQLAVVQSLAQGQREPNDAILMDVAGALLYVEATLAGMVGMVEESREESRLPTTDLTEIHQIVIKEARLCLQQAKDMIVEYIDSDWDRQPLQLLPALLTQVRGALAMIPLNRAASLLEACNDYIGEHLLGDRTPPDWHQLDNLADAITSIEYYLERLNEDPQNLGEQVLDVAEQSLGALGYLPREVPVTALKAAPQDPEDLQALAEALASPMSAVNPPAKVSPESLLPPPADEEPVDDELREVFLEETDEVLEILREYLPRWIASPESRSVLGELRRAFHTLKGSGRMVRALVLAELAWAVENLLNRILEHSVEPGPQVHQLLDRVLQVLPELAREYAGNRQRQRQDVDRLAADAHALARGEAPSSADNPSADRQLLEIFRNEAQTHLNSLKRFLDQAAEQVPLQASDELQRALHTLKGSASVAGVLAVAELAAPLDQLAREYKAHLLPLDLDEIELLHEAWALLRRGLEQLQDDPLLKIDGAGELIGRLQRLLAERLEAANNAPDSGLRSKRDPQLINNFLAQGMDILLDAESLLQRWQEHPGERQELSALLDELTTLGESAHLADLHPVDELCEALLDLYGAVEESSLAVSERFFEQAQAAHEDLINMLDQLAAGQEVSHQPQRVRALRDLLDEGLDPAAMGLIRSDGSRSLSITELSSVTAELGQASPTPLSADEEMVEIFLEEAVDILDSTAQALQRWLNEPQNPAPLSALQRDLHTLKGGARMAEVGPVGDLAHELESLYEALVNRRLSHSVELGLLLQHSHDRLAQLLEQLQRHQPLDDCSDLIEAMAHWRQGIGGNAEANQPAPSGDTASQDPELLEIFLEEGFDIIDSSGAALTRWQADPHNRLEMETLLRDLHTLKGGARMVEIAPIGDLAHELEFLYEALSSGLLQATPALFGLLQRSHDRLAQMLDATRAGQPVAAAENLIEAIRSFSHPSTLEQPPAPLDTLPPGKLESVAAPAELGADMVKVSAELLDELVNLAAETSIIRGRVEQQVNDAQVTLSEMETTLERMRDQLRRLDTETQGRILSRQQVEAERLGYEEFDPLEMDRHSQQQQLSRALFESASDLLELKETLERRSQDAQNLLQQQGRINTELQEGLMRTRMVPFERMLPRLKRIVRQVASELGKDVEFVVGNAEGEMDRNVLERMAAPLEHMLRNAVDHGLESAEVRRAAGKPSQGRITLDLSREGGDMIFDIRDDGAGVPLDAVRRKAIKRGLLAPESDMSDRDVLQFILQPGFSTAEKITQISGRGVGMDVVHEEVRQLGGSMSIDSIPGKGVHFRIRLPFTVSVNRALMVQCADDQYAIPLNTIEGIVRVLPNELEGYYQLDPPVYQYAGQCYELCHLGELLKTTVRPRLLGQSQALPVLLVQCNERHIAVQVDAMLGTREIVVKSLGPQFAAVQGLSGATILGDGRVVPILDLLAPLRAMQVRLPTQVPRSAESEPQRSMLVLVVDDSVTVRKVTSRLLERHGMSVLTAKDGVDAMLLLEEHLPDLMLLDIEMPRMDGFEVATQVRNDPRLQHLPIIMITSRTGQKHRDRAMAIGVNDYLGKPYQESVLLDSIALWSKTHA, from the coding sequence ATGGGTGATCGGCACGACTATGTGGCCCTCGAATGGGTCAAGGGTGAAATTGCCGAAACGCTGAAGCAGGCCTACTTCGCCCTCGATAATCTGATCGAGGACCCGCAGGCGCTGCACGAGCTCGAGCGTTGCCTGGCCGGTATCCATCAGGTCCATGGCAGTTTGCAGATGGTCGAGTTCTACGGCGCCGCCCTGCTCGCCGAAGAAATGGAGCACCTGGCCGCAGCCCTGCAAAAGGGCACCGTGGCTCATCGCGACGAAGCCATCCGCCTGCTGCAACAAGCCCTTAGCCAGTTACCGACCTACCTCGATCGGGTGCACAGCGCCCGACGCGACCTGCCGTTGGTGGTCCTGCCGTTGATCAACGACCTGCGCAGCGCGCGCGGCGAAGGCCTGTTGGCGGAAACCAGCCTGTTCAGCCCGCAACTGCCCAGCCTGCCGGCGCTGGACGAAGCCCAGTTGCAACGGCTGGCCCCCGACGACTGGCCGAATGTCATGCGCAAGCTGCGGCAGATGCTGCAAATGGGCCTCGCCGGCTTGCTCCGAGAGCAGGAAGACGATACCCATTATGGCTATCTGGCCAAGGTCTTCGCACGCCTGGAAACACTGACCGGCGAGGCCCCGTTGAGCCCGCTGTGGCAGGTCGCCGCGGCGCTGGTCGAAGGCATGAGCAGTGCTGCCATCGCTAATAGTCCGGCGCTGCGCAGCCTGTTCAAGGATGCCGACAAGGAACTCAAACGCCTGCAAGAGCAAGGCATACCCGGGATCAATCAACCGGCTCCGGCCGAGTTGCTCAAGAGCCTGTTGTTTTATATCGCCAAGGCCCAATACCCCAGTGCCCGGATGCAAACCATGAAAGATCGTTTTGGACTGGATGACGCGCTGCCCGACAGTGCGCTGCTCGATGCCGAGCGCGCGCGCCTGGCCGGACCTGACCGCGACGCAATGCGCTCGGTGCTGGCGGCGCTGTGTGAAGAGTTGGTGCGGGTCAAGGAGCGCCTCGACTTGTTCGTGCGTAGCGACCGCCAGCACACCTCCGACCTCGACAGCCTGCTGGCGCCACTGCGGCAAATCGCCGATACCCTGGCGGTGCTCGGCTTCGGCCAGCCGCGCAAGGTGATCATTGATCAGTTGGCGGTGGTGCAGAGCCTGGCCCAGGGGCAGCGTGAACCCAACGACGCAATCCTGATGGACGTAGCCGGGGCCTTGCTGTACGTCGAGGCGACCCTGGCCGGGATGGTCGGGATGGTCGAGGAAAGCCGCGAAGAAAGCCGCCTGCCGACCACCGACCTGACCGAGATCCACCAGATCGTGATCAAGGAAGCGCGCCTGTGCCTGCAACAGGCCAAGGACATGATCGTCGAGTACATCGACAGCGACTGGGATCGTCAGCCGCTGCAACTGCTGCCGGCGCTGCTGACCCAGGTGCGCGGTGCGCTGGCAATGATTCCGCTGAATCGTGCGGCAAGCCTGCTGGAAGCCTGCAATGACTACATTGGCGAGCACTTGCTGGGCGACCGCACGCCGCCGGATTGGCATCAGCTGGATAACCTGGCCGACGCCATCACCAGCATCGAGTACTACCTGGAACGCTTGAACGAAGACCCGCAGAACCTCGGCGAGCAGGTCCTCGACGTCGCCGAGCAAAGCCTGGGAGCGCTCGGTTACCTGCCTCGCGAGGTGCCGGTCACGGCACTCAAGGCTGCTCCGCAAGACCCAGAGGATTTGCAGGCGTTGGCCGAGGCGCTGGCCAGTCCGATGTCGGCGGTCAATCCGCCGGCGAAGGTCTCCCCTGAAAGCCTGCTGCCGCCACCGGCCGATGAAGAGCCGGTGGACGACGAGTTGCGCGAAGTGTTCCTCGAGGAGACGGACGAGGTACTCGAGATTCTGCGCGAGTACCTGCCGCGCTGGATTGCCAGCCCCGAGAGCCGCTCGGTCCTGGGTGAGTTGCGCCGCGCCTTCCATACCTTGAAGGGCAGTGGGCGGATGGTGCGCGCGCTGGTCCTGGCGGAACTGGCGTGGGCCGTGGAAAACCTGCTCAACCGGATCCTCGAACACAGTGTCGAGCCGGGGCCACAGGTTCACCAACTGCTCGATCGAGTGTTGCAGGTGTTGCCGGAGCTGGCGCGCGAATATGCGGGCAACCGCCAGCGTCAGCGCCAGGACGTCGATCGCCTGGCCGCTGACGCCCACGCGCTGGCCCGGGGTGAAGCGCCGTCGTCGGCGGATAACCCGTCTGCCGATCGGCAGTTGCTGGAGATTTTCCGCAACGAAGCACAGACCCACCTCAATAGCCTCAAGCGCTTCCTCGATCAGGCCGCCGAGCAGGTGCCGCTGCAGGCCAGCGATGAATTGCAGCGTGCATTGCATACGCTCAAGGGCAGTGCCTCGGTGGCGGGCGTACTGGCGGTTGCCGAACTGGCGGCGCCGCTGGACCAACTGGCGCGTGAGTACAAGGCGCACCTGCTGCCCCTCGATCTGGATGAAATCGAGCTGCTGCACGAAGCCTGGGCCTTGCTGCGTCGTGGTCTCGAACAATTGCAGGACGACCCGTTGCTGAAAATCGACGGTGCCGGCGAACTGATCGGCCGCCTCCAGCGCCTGCTCGCCGAGCGCCTGGAGGCGGCCAACAACGCGCCGGACAGTGGCCTGCGCAGCAAGCGCGACCCGCAATTGATCAACAACTTCCTGGCCCAGGGCATGGACATTTTGCTCGATGCCGAGAGCCTGCTGCAGCGCTGGCAAGAACATCCCGGCGAGCGCCAGGAACTCAGTGCGTTGCTGGATGAACTGACCACCCTGGGGGAAAGTGCACACCTGGCCGATCTGCACCCGGTCGATGAGCTCTGCGAGGCGCTGCTCGATCTCTATGGCGCCGTTGAAGAAAGCAGCCTGGCCGTCAGCGAGCGCTTCTTCGAGCAGGCGCAAGCCGCCCACGAAGACTTGATCAACATGCTCGACCAACTGGCGGCCGGACAGGAGGTCAGTCATCAACCCCAGCGTGTGCGAGCCCTGCGTGATTTGCTCGACGAGGGCCTCGATCCAGCGGCTATGGGCCTGATCCGCAGCGATGGCAGCCGTAGCCTGAGCATCACTGAGCTGAGCAGTGTCACCGCCGAGCTTGGGCAAGCTTCGCCGACGCCGTTGAGCGCCGACGAGGAAATGGTCGAGATTTTTCTGGAAGAGGCGGTGGATATCCTCGACAGCACGGCGCAGGCTTTGCAGCGCTGGCTCAATGAGCCGCAGAACCCGGCGCCGCTGTCAGCCTTGCAGCGCGATCTGCACACCCTCAAGGGCGGGGCGCGGATGGCCGAAGTCGGGCCAGTCGGCGACCTGGCTCACGAGCTGGAAAGTCTGTACGAGGCCCTGGTCAATCGGCGCCTGAGCCATAGCGTCGAACTGGGCCTGTTGCTGCAGCACAGCCATGATCGCCTCGCACAATTGCTTGAACAGTTGCAACGGCATCAGCCGCTGGACGATTGCAGCGATCTGATCGAAGCCATGGCACATTGGCGCCAGGGCATTGGAGGTAACGCCGAAGCGAATCAACCGGCGCCGAGCGGTGACACTGCTAGCCAGGACCCGGAGTTGTTGGAGATCTTTCTCGAGGAAGGTTTCGACATCATCGACAGCTCCGGTGCGGCGCTGACCCGCTGGCAAGCCGATCCCCATAATCGCCTGGAAATGGAAACCCTGCTGCGCGACCTGCATACACTTAAGGGTGGCGCGCGGATGGTCGAAATCGCACCGATTGGCGACCTTGCCCATGAACTCGAGTTTCTCTACGAGGCGCTGTCCAGTGGTTTGCTGCAGGCCACCCCGGCGCTGTTCGGCCTACTGCAACGTAGCCACGACCGTCTGGCGCAGATGCTTGATGCCACTCGCGCCGGCCAGCCTGTCGCAGCAGCCGAAAACCTGATCGAGGCGATTCGCAGTTTCAGCCACCCGAGCACGCTCGAGCAGCCACCTGCGCCGCTCGATACGCTGCCGCCGGGTAAGCTCGAGTCGGTTGCCGCGCCCGCCGAACTCGGCGCCGACATGGTCAAGGTGTCGGCCGAACTGCTGGATGAGTTGGTCAACCTGGCAGCGGAAACTTCGATCATTCGCGGTCGGGTCGAGCAGCAGGTCAACGATGCTCAGGTCACCTTGAGCGAGATGGAAACCACCCTCGAGCGCATGCGCGACCAATTGCGCCGGCTCGATACCGAAACCCAGGGGCGGATTCTCAGTCGCCAGCAGGTCGAGGCCGAACGCCTGGGCTATGAAGAATTCGACCCGCTGGAGATGGATCGCCACTCCCAGCAGCAACAGCTATCCCGTGCGTTGTTCGAGTCTGCTTCGGATTTGCTCGAGCTCAAGGAGACGCTTGAACGGCGCAGCCAGGATGCGCAGAACCTGTTGCAACAGCAGGGAAGGATCAACACCGAGCTGCAGGAAGGTCTGATGCGCACGCGCATGGTGCCGTTCGAGCGGATGCTGCCGCGCCTCAAGCGCATCGTTCGCCAGGTCGCCAGTGAGTTGGGCAAAGACGTCGAGTTCGTGGTCGGCAATGCCGAGGGCGAGATGGATCGCAATGTCCTCGAACGCATGGCGGCGCCGCTGGAACACATGCTGCGCAATGCTGTCGACCACGGCCTGGAGTCGGCCGAGGTGCGCCGCGCCGCCGGTAAGCCGAGCCAGGGCCGAATCACTCTGGACCTGTCTCGCGAAGGCGGCGACATGATTTTCGACATCCGCGATGACGGTGCAGGCGTGCCGCTCGACGCGGTGCGGCGCAAGGCGATCAAGCGCGGCCTGCTGGCGCCCGAAAGCGACATGAGTGATCGCGACGTGCTGCAGTTCATCCTCCAGCCGGGGTTTTCCACAGCCGAAAAGATCACCCAGATTTCCGGGCGCGGGGTGGGCATGGACGTGGTGCATGAGGAGGTGCGGCAACTTGGCGGCTCGATGAGCATTGACTCGATACCGGGTAAGGGCGTGCATTTTCGCATCCGCTTGCCGTTCACCGTCTCGGTCAACCGGGCGCTGATGGTGCAGTGTGCCGATGACCAGTACGCGATTCCGCTGAACACCATTGAAGGCATCGTCCGGGTGTTGCCCAACGAACTGGAGGGTTACTACCAACTGGATCCGCCGGTGTACCAATACGCCGGCCAGTGCTACGAGCTGTGCCATCTCGGTGAGCTGCTGAAAACCACGGTTCGACCGCGGCTGCTGGGGCAGAGCCAGGCGTTGCCGGTGCTGTTGGTGCAATGCAACGAGCGGCACATTGCGGTGCAGGTGGATGCGATGCTGGGCACCCGCGAGATCGTGGTGAAAAGCCTCGGCCCTCAATTTGCGGCGGTTCAGGGATTGTCCGGAGCGACCATTCTCGGTGACGGCCGGGTGGTGCCGATTCTCGACCTGCTGGCGCCACTGCGGGCGATGCAGGTGCGCTTGCCGACGCAGGTGCCGCGCAGTGCCGAGAGCGAACCGCAGCGTTCGATGCTGGTGCTGGTGGTCGACGACTCGGTGACGGTGCGCAAGGTCACCAGCCGCCTGCTGGAGCGCCATGGCATGAGTGTGCTGACGGCCAAGGACGGCGTAGATGCCATGCTCCTGCTGGAGGAGCACCTGCCCGACCTGATGTTGCTGGATATCGAGATGCCGCGCATGGATGGCTTCGAAGTGGCCACCCAGGTGCGCAACGACCCGCGCCTGCAACATCTGCCGATCATCATGATCACCTCGCGTACCGGGCAGAAACATCGCGACCGGGCCATGGCCATCGGCGTCAATGACTACCTCGGCAAGCCCTATCAGGAGTCGGTGCTGCTCGACAGCATCGCCTTGTGGAGCAAGACCCATGCATGA
- the pilH gene encoding twitching motility response regulator PilH, giving the protein MARILIVDDSPTEMYKLTGMLEKHGHEVLKAENGADGVALARQEKPDAVLMDIVMPGLNGFQATRQLTKDAETGHIPVIIITTKDQETDKVWGTRQGARDYLTKPVEEDTLIKTLNAVLAG; this is encoded by the coding sequence ATGGCTCGTATTCTGATCGTCGATGATTCGCCGACCGAAATGTACAAATTGACCGGCATGCTGGAAAAACACGGCCATGAAGTGCTCAAGGCGGAAAACGGCGCCGACGGCGTGGCACTGGCGCGCCAGGAAAAACCCGACGCGGTCCTGATGGACATCGTCATGCCTGGCCTCAACGGCTTCCAAGCGACCCGGCAACTGACCAAGGACGCCGAAACCGGGCACATCCCGGTGATCATCATCACCACCAAGGATCAGGAGACCGACAAGGTCTGGGGCACACGCCAGGGCGCGCGCGACTACCTGACCAAACCGGTGGAAGAAGACACCCTGATCAAGACCCTGAACGCCGTGCTGGCAGGCTGA
- the pilG gene encoding twitching motility response regulator PilG, translating to MQQQSNALKVMVIDDSKTIRRTAETMLLNAGCEVITAIDGFDALAKIADNHPGIIFVDIMMPRLDGYQTCALIKNNSAFKSTPVIMLSSRDGLFDKAKGRIVGSDQFLTKPFSKDELLNAIRAHVPGFAADSPL from the coding sequence ATGCAACAGCAGTCCAACGCCTTGAAGGTCATGGTGATCGATGATTCGAAAACCATCCGCCGTACCGCCGAGACCATGTTGCTCAATGCCGGTTGCGAGGTGATCACCGCCATCGACGGTTTTGATGCCCTGGCCAAGATTGCCGACAATCATCCGGGGATCATCTTCGTCGACATCATGATGCCGCGTCTGGATGGTTATCAGACCTGCGCTTTAATCAAGAACAACAGTGCCTTCAAGTCCACGCCGGTGATCATGCTTTCATCGAGGGACGGCCTGTTCGACAAGGCCAAGGGGCGTATCGTCGGTTCCGATCAGTTTTTGACCAAACCCTTCAGCAAGGACGAATTGTTGAACGCAATCCGCGCCCATGTGCCGGGCTTTGCTGCCGACTCGCCGCTGTAG
- the gshB gene encoding glutathione synthase, protein MSVRVGIVMDPIASISYKKDSSLAMLLAAQARGWELFYMEQHDLYQGEGEARARMRPLKVFADPQKWFELGEESDALLSDLDVILMRKDPPFDMEFVYSTYLLEQAERAGVLVVNKPQSLRDCNEKLFATLFPQCTPPTVVSRRADVLREFAAKHGDVILKPLDGMGGTSIFRHRAGDPNLSVILETLTALGNQQIMGQAYLPAIKDGDKRILMIDGEPVDYCLARIPAQGETRGNLAAGGRGEARPLSDKDRWIAAQVGPTLREKGLLFVGLDVIGEHLTEINVTSPTCIREIDNAFGTNIGEMLMAAIDQKLKAR, encoded by the coding sequence ATGAGCGTTCGCGTCGGGATTGTCATGGACCCTATCGCCAGCATTTCCTATAAAAAGGATAGCTCGCTGGCCATGCTGCTGGCCGCCCAGGCACGTGGCTGGGAGCTGTTCTATATGGAACAGCACGATTTGTACCAGGGCGAAGGCGAAGCCCGGGCGCGCATGCGTCCACTGAAAGTGTTTGCCGACCCGCAGAAATGGTTCGAGCTGGGCGAGGAAAGCGACGCGCTGCTCAGTGACCTGGACGTGATCCTGATGCGCAAGGATCCGCCCTTCGATATGGAGTTCGTCTACTCCACCTACCTGCTCGAACAGGCTGAGCGCGCTGGCGTGCTGGTGGTCAACAAGCCGCAAAGCCTGCGTGATTGCAATGAAAAGCTGTTCGCCACGCTGTTTCCGCAATGCACACCACCGACCGTGGTCAGCCGCCGCGCCGACGTGCTGCGCGAATTCGCCGCCAAACACGGCGACGTGATTCTCAAGCCGCTGGACGGCATGGGCGGCACCTCGATATTCCGTCATCGCGCCGGCGACCCGAACCTGTCGGTGATCCTCGAAACCCTGACCGCGCTCGGCAACCAACAGATCATGGGCCAGGCCTACCTGCCAGCGATCAAGGACGGTGACAAGCGCATCCTGATGATCGACGGCGAGCCGGTCGACTACTGTCTGGCACGCATCCCGGCGCAGGGTGAAACCCGTGGCAACCTGGCCGCAGGCGGTCGCGGTGAAGCCCGACCACTGAGCGACAAGGACCGCTGGATCGCCGCCCAGGTCGGCCCGACGCTGCGGGAAAAAGGCTTGTTGTTCGTCGGCCTCGACGTGATTGGCGAGCACCTGACCGAAATCAACGTCACCAGCCCGACCTGCATTCGTGAAATCGACAATGCGTTTGGCACCAATATCGGTGAAATGTTGATGGCGGCCATCGATCAGAAGCTCAAAGCCCGTTGA
- a CDS encoding chemotaxis protein CheW — protein MAESLTAFELLLQIDQRCRLLAADLPSRPTRNHGWSGIGFRLGERWYVAPMGEVSEILHEPRLTQLPGVKSWVRGVANLRGRLLPVMDLCGFLGAELSAQRRQRRVLVVEHQEVFVGLMVDEVLGMQHFDQGGFQAGAADPDGPAGAFIKGRFEREQSWQVFSPFALAQSQRFMDVAL, from the coding sequence ATGGCCGAGTCGCTGACAGCATTCGAGTTGCTGCTGCAGATTGACCAGCGCTGCCGTTTACTGGCGGCGGACCTGCCGTCCCGTCCCACCCGCAATCACGGCTGGAGCGGCATCGGTTTTCGCCTGGGCGAGCGCTGGTACGTGGCGCCCATGGGCGAGGTCAGTGAAATCCTCCATGAGCCGCGCCTGACCCAGCTACCCGGGGTCAAGTCGTGGGTCAGGGGCGTGGCCAACCTGCGCGGGCGGCTGTTGCCGGTCATGGACCTGTGCGGCTTCCTCGGCGCCGAGTTGTCGGCGCAGCGACGGCAGCGTCGGGTGCTGGTGGTCGAGCATCAGGAAGTTTTTGTCGGCTTGATGGTTGATGAGGTGCTGGGCATGCAGCATTTCGATCAAGGCGGATTCCAGGCCGGCGCCGCAGACCCGGACGGGCCGGCAGGGGCTTTCATCAAGGGGCGCTTCGAGCGCGAGCAAAGCTGGCAGGTGTTTAGTCCGTTTGCCCTGGCGCAGTCCCAACGCTTCATGGACGTGGCGCTGTAA